Within the Camelus dromedarius isolate mCamDro1 chromosome 9, mCamDro1.pat, whole genome shotgun sequence genome, the region AGAAGTCTCTCCAGATAGGAAGGTAGGAGGCCAACACCCAGGTTTGGGAAGTCAGGGCAGTGGGACCGAGTGACCAGCATCTAAACTTCATCTGCACCAGCAGAGGGCGCGCGGCCACCAAGGAACCCATGGGCAAGGGCTGAGCCAGCTTTGGGAGGCTCACGATAGGAAGGGAGGGACACACCCGAGAGAGATGGAGACCGAGGAAGGCAGCGGgtgaaaagagacagagagacagcagaaggagagagaaggctcGGGGAGCAGAGAGTTGCAGAGACACGGGAAAAGAAGCATAGAGAAGCAGAGACAGGGAAGAAAAGCCACAGACGTGGAGACAGAGAGGCGGGACTCAGGGGAcagagagatggggaggaagacagaaagagccAGAGAGAAAACTAGAGAAGGGACAGgacagaggcacacagagagatagagacactgaggaaggaaatgaaagaaagagaacgGAGAGAGACAGAGTGACATCTTCCTgaggggccctgggaggcagTGTCACATCTGCACTGTAGATACATGCAGATCCTCAGAGCCCGTGACATCTGGAGCCAGACAGACGTCGCTGGGCCCCCCTCCTCCATAACACGGGATGCTTGGTGAGGGGAGTGTCTCCCCCAGTTGTAGgttcctgctccccttccctaAGAGCATGGATTCAAACCCGAGGTGGCCGAATTTTAGCTCACTGTAAAGAATCCTTGAAGAGTTAGAGGAATGAGAAAGGGCACTTGTATGTTGaatatgtgaccttgggcaagttcctaacttctctgtgcctgagtatcctcatctgtaaagtggggctaaTAATACCAGCCACCATGGTTCATACAAGATGCTGAAAAGACGCCTGGCACCTATTCAATGCTGAATAAATGTTCAATTTTATTATTGAGCTTCTACCACATGCCAGGCCCTCTGCTGGGCTTTTCTAGATTTTTATCTCATTTCAACTCTAGGAGGGAaaacacccctccctccccattttccagaggaagaaactgaggctcagagaggctgagttcCTTGCCCGGGTTGTCCCCTGGGTCTGCCAGACCCTGTGCTTGGGCCAATGCTACACCCACCTATCCaagagcagggcagggagcctCAAAGATTACTTACAGCCCTAGAAAAGAGGCTTGACTGGCCCAGTGGCTCCTGGGGTAGGGAAATGTAGGCTCCTCCTGTATATTggagcatttattgagtgcctgttatGTGTGGGCACAATGCATACAGCAGTGGACAAACAGACCCCAGGATAttcacattgtgtgtgtgtggagtgagaGAGCTCTTCACAAACACAGACCTAACCCATCGCTGAGGAAAGGGATCACTTCCCCATTTTACtcgtggggaaactgaggctacaAATGGAGAACAGACTTGCCCACAGTCATGCAACTGGGCTTCTAACTGCTCCCTCACCACCCACCCTGGCTGGATCGCCCCATCCCCCTTTGTCTCAAGCCCCTAGCCGGGGCTCGGATGACGCCAGCCTTGAGGATGTGAGGAGAGACCCAGCCCCCCGAGGAGGGCTAGGAGACCGGAGATGTTGCAGGCAAGATCGATCCACGCTGCCCGCGCATTATCGGATTGTTCCTGGCTCCTGGGCCCCGCTTCATCCTCGGCTTCTCCCAGAATCCTCTCTTCTTTGCCCTCCTCCGCCCCTGGCCCCCTCTGAGCCGAGCTTGGGAagcaggggaagagaggaggaaaggctGTACTTGGTATCTGGGCTCCTGAGTGGTCTGGACACAAAGGATTAGACAGCAGGGGACACTTCCTGGCCTGAAAGATAGGGCTCACATCCCCAGGTCAGGGGGtgagggggggaggtaattcaaAGACTCTCACATTGCGTGCCCCCACCCAAAGCTTCCTGCTCCCTCCGCAGGATCCCAGGACTAGTTCACTTCTATTCATCCTCCTTCCTCACGGGTGGGCTGGCTCTCTTGTCTCCTCAGTGTACCTCTGGGACAAGCCGGAAGAGGGGAGCCTGGGGACTCTGCTCAGCTTAGAGGAGCAAATACTCAACTCCACATTTGAAGCTTGTGATCCCCAAAGGACAGGTCAGAGAGACAAGGAATAAAAAGAGATGGAGCCTGGGGGCTGGGATCTCGGGAGCCACAGAGAGAGCAATGGGCTAGGTTGAAAGTGGGTGAGTGTGGGAAGCTTCCGGAAGGAAGTAGCTAAGGGGATGGAGGCCTTTCAGGACAAGGACAGTGTGGGGAGGAAAACTTGGGGGACACTGACAGAGGAAGGTGGGGCTTTGGAGCCTGAGGAGGGAAGAAGGTCAGCCACGGTGAGCCTGGTAGGGCACAGCTGGTATTCGCGTCCACCCTCTGAGGTAGGGATGCCTGGGCCCCATTTCTATGTGAAATAGTTGAGAAGAAGGGAAAGGGATTGTCCAAGGAGTCTCAGCCGGCTGGCCGTGGTGCAGGGGTGCCACTAGCCCAGCCAGTGGTCCCACTTCAAAGccatccccatcccccacccctcacctgcccCAGTCTCCCTCATAGCATGCTCTATCCCTAGGCACCGTGGCTGTGACCCATGTACTAGCCTACCTGGAGGCTGTAACGGGACGGGGCCCCCAGGATGCGCGCCTCCAAACACTAGCCTGCAGCCTGGACCCCAATGGGGAAGGCCCTCAGGCCACCGTGGACTTGGACACCTTCCTAGTCATCATGCGAGACTGGATCGCTGCCTGTCAGCTGGATGGGTGAGTCCCTGcacctccaccctcccccaggaAACCCTTCCTAAGATCTAACCTCATTTCTGCTTACTACAGCCAGCACCCTATGGGCACAGGGACCTGCTGTGGCTGGAAAGAGGCTgatgaggaaagaaaagtaaagagatgggttgggggaggggcagaggggctgagggTAAAGTACCTACgatggggaggcagaggaagtCTGTGGGGCAGAAATAaaaggggctggaaggaggagagcagggcccctccccatccctcctccaaACCCAGTCCTCACCCCTCCTGTTTTTCCATCTGGCCCCAGGCACTTGCCATCTGGCCTCACCTTCCTCCCCACGGTGCTTGCTCTCACCTGATCTGGCCCCTCCTTccgccacccccaacccctctgCCCGTGGCTGGTCAGGACGAGGGTGGTGGCTGCAGGGGGCTCGAAGCTTCATCCCTTTGATACAGGGGATTAGAGCTGGAAGAGGAGACCGCCTTCGAGGGAGCCCTGACCTCCCAGCAACGGCCATCTGGTGAGATTGCTATATATAGAATGAAGCACACAGGCTCAGAGTCAGACAGTGGGGGGGACTTCCCACCTGGGGGCAGAGCAAAGGATAGGGTGGGACACCAGAGGCATTTGCTCTAACGTGGAGCTGTGGAGTTTGGCTTTCTAGGCTTTGGTTTTTACTCCATGACTGTGTCCCTACCTTCCCTGAGCTTTGAGTTTGGTTCTTCTTCCTCACAGGTTGTTTCCAGCTCCTTCTCCAAATACCAACCCCATTACAGAGGCCTACAAGGCCCctcccaccatcaccatcatgGTCCTCAAGCCGGCCCCTCCCTGCACTTTGGTCCCTGCATTTGCAGTCCCTCTGGCCTTGCCTGCTCACCTGCCTCATCTCCAGCCTTggctcaggctgttttctcaaccTAAACTGTCGACCAGGCCTTTCCTCATCCTGCACACCTGGTGGGGAAGCCCTGGTGGGGAAGCTCTGGGATGCTGCAGGCTAAGGGCCCTTACTCTTCGGCTCACTCAGCCCAGACCTGCATTCCTTTCCTGCAGAAATCTGATTATCTGACTAGTTACCTGCCACGCTGTTTGGTTAGTTGGTTTGCTCACCATTCTACCCCAAAGCCTTCACACATAGGAGGTGCTCCATAAAAAAGTGTTGATGTTGTGTTTCTCCActcttacaaaaacaaaacaaaagccaaaaaaatacAGCCTTCTTGGCATTCTCTTCAACCTCCTCCAACCGGGCTTGGGGGCCAAGAGAGGGCTGTGAGCAGGGGAGAGGCAGGTCAGCTCCAAACAAGGAAAGACCCTTCTGCAGCCAAGTGCGGGGAAGGAcaggagggagaggctggaggctAGAAGACCGAGAGGAGGCTGTCCGGGGAAGAAGGCAAGGAGTGAGGGAGTCAGGACAGCCCAGTGTCTGGGTGGGTGAGTTGGGGTACTGAGAGGAGAAACAGGTTTAGGGTAGTTGAGGGGCTGCCCACGGTAGGGCATGATGAATGTGGGGTGGTTGGGGCCATGAGGAGATCCAGCCTGAGTTCAAGTTACCCATGAGCAGGAGTCCTTTCTGGATGGTGGATGTAATTGCAGCCCCAGGAGCAGGTGGAATCACCCAGAGTTAATGTGAAGGTGGAGGCTAAAGGAGGACCAAGGCCATAGTCCTGGAGTACCCCAACATCAAAGGTCACCTGGGAGCCCACCACCCTCTATGTCTCCCTCCAGGATGCCCAGAAGCTGAGGATCCAGCCAACCTGGAGAGCTTCGGAGGCGAAGACCCCAGACCTGAGTTGTACCTATCCTCaggccccttcctgccctctcctTGCCCTGTgacttcctgcctgcctggggcccgGGGCTTGGCCTAGGGCTTTGGGTCCCTCGGGAAAGTGGGTGAGGGACAGGGGCTGTGCCAAGAGCACAGGAAGAACAGGGTAGCCTccctcctgtttctctttctctccaaaaGCCGCATCTTCCCTTCACCAACACCTACCCTGACCTGGGGAAAGGAGGCCAGGGCTGTGGGCAGTGACCCTGGACCTTCCCTGCCCTCAGGCCCACCACAGCTGACCTGCTGAGCAGTCTGGAGGACTTGGAGCTCAGCAACCGCCGCCTGGTGGGGGAGAACGCCAAATTGCAGCGCAGTGTGGAGACGGCCGAGGAGGGGTCTGCACGCCTCCGGGAGGAGATTTTGGCCCTGCGCAAGCAGCTCCGCAGGTGCGCCTGGCCCCAGCccgccctccctcacccccatgtCCCACCTGCCCGCAGCCCCAGGCTTGCTCCCACTCAGTCTATTAGACAGAAACTGGGTCTCTGCCCCACTActcagtctccttccttccttttctctgagTCTCTGGGATTTCTTTGTTGCTCCCATCTCTCTGAGTGGATCTATCACTGtggtctctgtcttcctctctctcatgtgacccacctgccctgccccaaCTCAGCACCCAGCAGGCTCTGCAGTTTGCCAAGGCTGTGGATGAGGAGTTGGAGGATCTGAAGACTCTGGCCAAGAGCCTGGAGGAACAGAATCGCAACCTTCTGGCCCAGGCCCGGCGGACGGTGGGTTTGGGGCAAGGGGCATGAAGGTGCATTCTTTCCTCCCACTTTCTCAGAGTCTGAGCAACAGAGCCTGAGTGTGGAGTGCGAGAGGGCAGAGGCCACCCAGGCTTCCTCCCTCAGTCCAGGTCCCGCTGACCCCAGACTTTGGGTCCAGATCTACTTGCCATCCCTCTTGTGACAAAGGGGAGCCATCAGGGGTCCCCAGACCTATTCCTCAGCCCTGTTCCTCAATGGTCCAGGCCTGAGTTGTGTTCCTAAGGGTGGGAAAAGGGCAATATGGGGGCAAGGAGTTCTGAAAAGAagcctttgttctctctctcgGGTTGGTCAGGAAAAGGAGCAGCAGCATCTGGTAGCTGAGATGGAGACTCTGCACGAGGAGGTGAGCTGAGACCCAgcacccatccccaccccttccccagtccTCAGGATCTTCCCACCCTACCCCCTGCTGCCCCAAACACCCTTCAGTTTGGTGAGGGAGACCCTAGAATCCCAATAATGTATGAATGTCCCTGAAGGTCACATCGTTACATGTGAGAACTGCCACAGTTGGTAAGAATGTGGGGCATGGGGCGGACTGCCTGGTTATGCTGAGGCTGTCTCCATAAGCATGGGCCATTCcatcccttctctgtgccttggtgtcCCCACCTGTGAAAATGGGCATCATAATGGAATCTCCCTGGTTGGATTGTATGATATTTAAATAGAGGATGCTTGTAAAGTCCTAAGAACAAGGCAGGACACATGGGAAGAGCTCACTAAAAGTTAGCTAAtgttgttcatatattagtattaTTAATAGCGGAAAGAACACAGGCCCTAAAGTCagtcctgagttcaaatcccatctctgccacttacAAAACAGACAATCTTTAGGCATGTGACTTctcctttctgagccttagttttatTCTCTAAGAACAGCGCAGAAGGGTATCTGTTCAATAGGATTGTTGTGGGAATTAAATGGGTGATTTTAGTCCAGAGCTTAGCACATAACATGAACTGGCCAAGTCCAACCTCATGTCTAATTCAAGCCGTATTCCATCTGAGACAGAAAACATCATCTTAGTTAATTCTGGGCCCACCTAGTCCTTTTAGGTGGAAACTGAAACTGATCAATTGATGATGAAACTCATCACTGACCCCCCTACTACCCCTCCACGTACACAAGGTGGCATCTAAGTTGCTGCAGACCCTCGCAGCATCTCAGTGCTCCTCAGTCAATGTCTATTCTCCCTACTGGTCACAAGATTGATGTTTGTTGTTCCATCTGGGCCTCAGCCTTAGTCACCACTGCACACTAGCATCCACTGGGAGGCTGACATTGCCTTCTGGTCTCTGACGTACTCTCCTCACTGCATCTGCAGTGGTGGTGGCTCTCATCTGGACCCCACAACCCACCAGTGCTGCTGGGGGTCCTCCACACCCTTCCAGGGGCACAGAAGAGTTTTAGCTGCTTTCCTATAATTCTTTGTCACCCTCACGGGGCCCTCTGTGCCTCATCTCCTTACAGAGCCATTTCTATTCTATAATTCACACACCTTGCTAGTTCTGAGAGTGAGTTGGGAAACACCTGTCTCAGATTCCCAGACGTCCCAGGGATTCTGTGATTCAACTGCATCCATCCTCTCCACCCCTCACAGCTTGGGGCTGGCTCAGGGCCCATTTTCATCCTATTGTTCTCTTTTTCGATTCTCCTaaacccctcccccagccctaagGATCACTGCCCAGTCCAGGCAATAATACTCATTCTGCCTTATCCCCCCAAATCTCTTTGTCCTACATCTGTATTATGGCTTTTACATTTAAACCAAAAAATACTCCACATTGTGCTCTGGCTCTTCCATGAAAATTCCCTCTCTTGGGGCAAAGGAAATCTTCACTGCCGGTTGGCTGTCATGGTGTGAGGCATGGGATGCAGACAGGATGTGACTATTTCTTCCAGAACATCTCTTTTTAAGAACAAGGAGAAACTTGCCCTGAAGCCCCATGGCAGAACCTCCCTCATATCTCATTGGCGAAAGTGACATCAAATGATTATAGCCAAACGACTCCCTGGCATGGGTAACACAGCAGTGGCTGGAATACTTTCAGCTCCAAGGAAGAAAATGCTGAAGAAATGGCAGCTTCAGTCTGAAGGACACTCGTTTACTTAACAAGAGATTTTGAAGATTCTGGGCTAGGTTGGCAGCTTTTTGACTTGTTTGCCTGTGGCCTCAGAATCATAGATGGCTGCAACAGTTCCAAACTTCATGTTCTCCCTCAAACCAGGACAAAGAGGGGTGAATGCTCCTCTTATGCTCTCTCTTTTCATaagaaggaaaaacttttccAGGAGCACCCCCACTTCACCCCCACACCAGCAGACCTCTCCTACATCTCACTGGACAAACTGGATCACATGacaagggaagctgggagaaTATCTGACCTTCCTCAGCCTGCAGAGTGGGAGACAAATGAGTGAGGGCAGGGTGAGAACGGCTGTTGGATTAGCTAACCAGCCTGGTGTCCTGAATCCGCCTAGATTTCCATCTTGATTTCAcctccagggctggggctgggaccccTCTGTCCACGTGGAGAGTGAGCCCCCAATGAAAGCAGGAGAAGGAATAAGCAGGGTGAATGGCAGCCAGCggtctctgcctcctcctggtcCAGAGGGCCTGCTGCCAGGGCAAGTGCCTTGAGCAGCGCCTGGGACATCATAGGCGCTCGATAAACAAGCTATTCTTggttccctccccctccccggcaGCTGCCTACAGAGCATCTATAGATTGAGTTCTCAAGTTACAGTAGAATAATGCAGGAGTAAGGGACACTCAGACACTCAGCTTTCCTACAAGAACCTACAGAGCAGGGCTCAGGTTACTGCAGAAGAAGGCAGGAGTGGCTGAGTAACCAGATTCCCTGCCAAGAGGCCCAGGATCCAGCCTGCAAATCCCAACCAGGTGGACAGATGTTGACACAGCATTCCTGGCCCGTCCTTCCTCCGCCCTTCACCTGGCAGCCCAGGCCCACTGAgactgagagggagggagggcaggtgaTGGAGGACTTGGAGCTGAGCCTGGCTGTAGAGAGGGAGGAGCTGGCCTTGGTATCCCCAGGGGCACTGGGAGGAGGGGTGTGGCAAAGGGGAGTCAGACTGCCTCCGTGCTCCGAAATGCTTTCCCCCAGTGACCGCCTCACTTTGAAACTCAGGGCAACTCACTAGGTTTTTGGTGCCTGGAAACTCTAGACTGGAATTTGGTCCATTTTATTTTCAGGGCCGCATTCTGTGGCTGGCTTGGgctgccctctcctggcccctTGTTTTCCCAGATAACTCTCCTCAGCTCTGAGGACTCAGCCCCAGTACTGCCTTCTTGCAAAGCCCCTCACCTGGGCTCCCACAGGACCCAGGCCCTAGGCCTCTTCAGAACCTTCTTCAACCttgttaatatttgcttctgTGTCAGTCTCCACCTCTAGTGATGAGCAACTTGAGGCGAAGGACAAAGCTGGTTCCCTGTTCTCATTCAGGGCTGAGTCTGCTTCAGAGGAGAGATTGGGAGTTAAAAGTGCAGGATTTGGAATCAGGTTTGGGTTTGAGTCCACTTACTCTCCGTATGACCTTGGCTAAGTTTCTTAGCCCCTCCACTGCACAATTTCCTCTGTAAAATTGGGGATGACAGTGTAAACATTCATAGTTGGGACAGCCAGAATTTACATTCTTCCTGAACGCACGGTATGATGCGTATAGCAGCACCTATGAACTCTTGCCAAAAAATTGAACAAGAGTCTAGACAAGGCCCTGGATCTATCCACAAGTTATAGGAAATAATAAGGCAAGAGGAACATGGTTAACATCCTACACAGGAAATGAGAGCACAGTAAACCAAATCCAAATGCACCAATTCTACAGGACAAATAACCTGGTTTCTACCACAAATGAAGTGCCCAAAAAAGTGCTAGGATTGGGAAGGTAGGGGATCACTGTCGGATGGAAAGAAATGAGACATTTCAACCAAAAGCCATGGTGGACCTTGTTTGTATCTTTATGTGAAAAGACACTTGTGAGACAATGAAAACCAAGAAAGAGCACTCGGTGTGCAGTGATCCTGAGGAATTACTATTAATTTTGTTAAGCTTGATAATGGCATTGTGGTTTTGCTAAAGAAAAAGTTCTCTAGTAGGGCATATAAATGCTGGAGTAGTAACAGGTGAAATTATGTGATGCCTGGGGTTTGCTTTGAAATAATCTGgttaaacaaaaccaaacaaaaaaacctgacagagaagaaacaaacagggaaaatgtatatatttattgaagctgggtgatgatGGGTAAAGGGGGTTCCTCATactgttatttttacttttggtgGTTTAAAATTCATAATACAAAGTTTTAGAAATATGTTTAATGTAACCTTTACTGGACATTTGGTttatgccaggtactgttctaaatgctttgtGGTCATTAACGTATGTTAACGTGTATTTGCATGAATTCCTTCCcacctgtgtgacctgggacaagttactcaacctttctgtgcctcagttgtcttttatctttaaaacaggGCATAAGAAATGAGTTAACACTGgcaaggtgctcagtaaatgttagcaataattattagctcatttaatcctcacatcttATCTCCATTTTTGCAGATGGAGGACCCGCTCCATCTGCAAATCAAAGCTGAGATCCCATAGGATGGTTGGAGGGATTAAATGGGCTAAAACATATAAAGTGCTGAGCATGAGGCCCGATGCACATCAGGTGTTCAGCAAATGGTCAGCTATGAGTGATCATTATATAAAagatatttgtattattttgtgtctgtatgtgtgtgtgtatgatatatatatatatatatatctcatggCCATTTGCTGAAGTGAACATGACCGGGGTCCCTTCTTCCAGAACGGGAAGCTACTGGCAGAGCGGGATGGAGTGAAGAAGAGGAGTGAGGAGCTGGCCATAGAGAAGGATGTTTTGAAGGTGCTACCCCTCCCTAGTGCCTTTACAACTTCCCATCACCCCTGAGGCCATTTTTACCTCACCAGTTTCAGCCCCTGTGACCTGGTGAGGTCAGGGACTTTCATCAAGCCATCAGATTCCCAGGGCCAGTGGGCAGCTCTGCTGAAATCCCCTCAATGTAGCTGATGTCCAGAGACATGGAGGGAGGTAGAGGAGGGGGCGGGAGAGTGAGATGGGAGGGGAGGACAGGCCAGACAGATGGACGGGCTCCTTCCTCCGGCAGCGGCAGCTCTACGAGTGTGAACGCCTCATTTGCCAACGAGACACCATCCTCTCCGAGGTGAGGGGTCTCGGGGATTAACGTTTGCCTTCTATGTGTCTCCTGCCCTGAATCTGGAAAGGGAAGTCCTGCCTGGCTCTAATCCTTGGATAAGCAGCCTGGAGGAGTTGGGTTTCCCGGGAAACTGGTGCTCTCCCTCAGGCCCTAGCTCTTCCCCCAAGCACACCCTGCTCACCCCCTACCACTGACCTCAGTGTCTTGGGTGGATTGAGCCGAGTCTCAGTAAGCTTTGGGCTTTCCCAGCGCACTCGGCACATGGAGAGTCTGGCCAAGACCCTGGAGGAGTACAAAACCGCTACCCAGGTAACCCACCGGCCTGGCCCCACTCTCCCCACTGCTCTTTTGCCATCTCTGGGATCTGCtgcctctttctgtctctatctttTTCTGAGTCTCCACATCTTGTTTCTACCATCTCTACCGTTTGACTGTGTgtctctcctgtctctctgccttttcactttttctctattccttcctctctttctctcactctatTTCCATCTTCCATCTACTTTCATTCTCTGTGTCTTccttatgtttccttttttcccctcatatttCTGTGTCTCTGCCTGGCTTGTTTAggttcttctctctgcctctctctgggtctagtctgtctgtcttctggggcagttcctctctctgtcccttgTCTTTAGAGTCTCTTACTCCCCATGTGTTCTCttgcctctctgtgtctctccttgTTCGTTGTGTTTCCATCTCTGGcttcctttttctagtttcccTGGCTGGTAAGTTACCTTCAAGGTTCCTGTTGCTCTTTGACTCTCTTTGGCTTCCTGAGTTTCTGTCActgctttcttccccttctcccttggCAATATGTGTTTGGAAGAGCCCAAAGAAGTCAGAGGAGTGGAACTGACCTTGGAAGAGGAGACCAGGGGTGGGGGATGAAGGAAAACAGAGAGCCAGGGGTCcctcattccttcctctgcaggaGCTGAAGCTGGAAATCTCACACCTGGAGGAGCAGCTGAGTCAGACCCACAAGGGGCTGGATGAGTGAGTGGAATGTTGAGGGTGGAGGAGGCCAGAGGGGAGCCCAAGGACAGGAACCCCCAGCCTCCAGACACAAGGTGGACTGGGTAGCAACCCCAGCATAGGCTGACTGACAGGTGGTGGGCAGGCACAGAGACAGCCTTCCCCCTCCTGACTGTGTGGCCAGGCTGCCTGAAGTGGCTCAGGTGAGAAGAGTGGACTGGACCGGGCTGCTGCCACCATCGCTGGGTGTGGAGATCCAGGCCATTTGGCAGGTGGGCCTGACACCCCCAAAATACCCCAACCCACCAGCAGCCACAACTCTGACCCAACCCTgactctcaccccaccccagttCCCCCAAGACTATCTCAGTCCTTAACCTCATCTGAAACCCATTCCTTGGTCCAGGCACCAAACCCTTCCCAGGTATTGCCCCCATCAACTCCCAAACCCAGCCTCACACCAGCTCACTCCCACCTCCCATCTCCACACCTCAGCCCATTTCCATCCCACCTCTGACTTGTCTTCTGCCTTAATCTGATTCTTCCTGGCCTCAGAAACAACTTCTTTTCTCCCAGAAACAAGAAGTGGCAGCTACAGATCTCTCCAACCCTCTGTGTGGCGTGTGGCAGTGGGAGGAGGTCGTCCATGAGACCGATGAGGAGGCTGAGTTTCCACCTGAAGCCCCAACTGGGAGGCAGGTGAGCACAGGAGGGGCTCCAAGACCATGGggtccaggggctgggagaggggcctgAGAGTCCATGTGCCTTCTCTGTTCCCCATCCCATAGGCGTATGTTGACTGAGGGCCTACTGGGTGTTGGCCATGGAGCCGCAAGTCAGACAGGACACCACCTCTGCCCTCTAGGGACTGGCCAGCTGGTGTGGTAGACAAAAGTGAACAAAGCAAACCCACAAACTACCTGATTTAAAATGGTACTACAGCAGGAAGGGAATAAGTGAGTTGTTCTTCCTCACGCCGTGAAGGTACATTAAGCGTTTACCTTTCAAATACAAATACCTCTAAGAAAAGCCTAGCAAGCCCACTATGAAATCTTAAACTCAACAATAGTCATTGTTTTATGACTTCCATAATTACTTGAACAATGTTTCAAACATTATTGGAAATAACTGAGACAACTCATCTTCAGTATTCACAACAGAAAAAAGAGATTTTAATCTGTTAGTgccagaattcttttttaaaaaaaaatattgctaacagGTCTGTAAACAACGCTGTATTGTCTTGAAAATACTACTTCAAAGCCATTCACCAtccttaaaggagaaacttttttctctgTTCACTTTTCCCTGGGTTGAGAGAAGCGTCTGTTTCTCTTCAACACCAGCACTCCTGTTGGATTCTTCACTGACCCTCCCACTGTCTCTGCAAGGTAGACATCCTCGCCCCTCATCCTGTTCCTCATGGAAACTGAAGCTCCAAGAGCTCACACAGCTTGTGGGGGACACAGCCACATCCCTCAGGGGGAGTGGAAATAAAAGTGAGCTTCTGCTGTTTGCAAGCTCTCAGATGCTTCGTGGAGGGGAAGACTGACTCCAGCCTCCAGGTGCCGCCTGCGCTGGGTCCTGGGGACACAGAGCAGAGTCACTCAGGGCCTGGGCCCCTTAGTGCTCAAGGCCTTGTAGAGAGATGGTGCAAACAGGCCGTCCTAGAGCAGGGTGATGGATGTGCTAGAGGAGGGGGCAGGCCCTTtgggagcccagagaagggagTACCCATGTCAGGTAGGAGCTGGAAGGAGGTATCACAGGGAAACTGACACTTgagtttattttgaagaaaaagagagaagttaaATAGTGTGAGGAAGGAGAGGCtttccaggcagtgggaacagtaTATGCAAGGATATGGGAG harbors:
- the KASH5 gene encoding protein KASH5 isoform X4 — encoded protein: MRDWIAACQLDGGLELEEETAFEGALTSQQRPSGCPEAEDPANLESFGGEDPRPELPTTADLLSSLEDLELSNRRLVGENAKLQRSVETAEEGSARLREEILALRKQLRSTQQALQFAKAVDEELEDLKTLAKSLEEQNRNLLAQARRTEKEQQHLVAEMETLHEENGKLLAERDGVKKRSEELAIEKDVLKRQLYECERLICQRDTILSERTRHMESLAKTLEEYKTATQELKLEISHLEEQLSQTHKGLDELPEVAQVRRVDWTGLLPPSLGVEIQAIWQKQEVAATDLSNPLCGVWQWEEVVHETDEEAEFPPEAPTGRQRNLQGEPAHPPEGRKERSMWLPRRDEEEEVEIWVRMDLPIPLGDSQPGDIPGSPPASCPSEPDLQQALVPVVKELVPDRRPVWSQLCLQPLHPQQLRFTPRYLQKEGGGQTSGRCPVLGHHGLSWAPPSTVLPPRRVSRHPLIPVPVLGLLLLLLLLSILLLGQSPPPTWPHLQLCYLQPPPV
- the KASH5 gene encoding protein KASH5 isoform X3; the protein is MDLPEAQAGGPATKSTVAVTHVLAYLEAVTGRGPQDARLQTLACSLDPNGEGPQATVDLDTFLVIMRDWIAACQLDGGLELEEETAFEGALTSQQRPSGCPEAEDPANLESFGGEDPRPELPTTADLLSSLEDLELSNRRLVGENAKLQRSVETAEEGSARLREEILALRKQLRSTQQALQFAKAVDEELEDLKTLAKSLEEQNRNLLAQARRTEKEQQHLVAEMETLHEENGKLLAERDGVKKRSEELAIEKDVLKRQLYECERLICQRDTILSERTRHMESLAKTLEEYKTATQELKLEISHLEEQLSQTHKGLDELPEVAQVRRVDWTGLLPPSLGVEIQAIWQKQEVAATDLSNPLCGVWQWEEVVHETDEEAEFPPEAPTGRQRNLQGEPAHPPEGRKERSMWLPRRDEEEEVEIWVRMDLPIPLGDSQPGDIPGSPPASCPSEPDLQQALVPVVKELVPDRRPVWSQLCLQPLHPQQLRFTPRYLQKEGGGQTSGRCPVLGHHGLSWAPPSTVLPPRRVSRHPLIPVPVLGLLLLLLLLSILLLGQSPPPTWPHLQLCYLQPPPV
- the KASH5 gene encoding protein KASH5 isoform X2, with the translated sequence MDLPEAQAGGPATKMYLWDKPEEGSLGTLLSLEEQILNSTFEACDPQRTGTVAVTHVLAYLEAVTGRGPQDARLQTLACSLDPNGEGPQATVDLDTFLVIMRDWIAACQLDGGLELEEETAFEGALTSQQRPSGCPEAEDPANLESFGGEDPRPELPTTADLLSSLEDLELSNRRLVGENAKLQRSVETAEEGSARLREEILALRKQLRSTQQALQFAKAVDEELEDLKTLAKSLEEQNRNLLAQARRTEKEQQHLVAEMETLHEENGKLLAERDGVKKRSEELAIEKDVLKRQLYECERLICQRDTILSERTRHMESLAKTLEEYKTATQELKLEISHLEEQLSQTHKGLDELPEVAQVRRVDWTGLLPPSLGVEIQAIWQKQEVAATDLSNPLCGVWQWEEVVHETDEEAEFPPEAPTGRQRNLQGEPAHPPEGRKERSMWLPRRDEEEEVEIWVRMDLPIPLGDSQPGDIPGSPPASCPSEPDLQQALVPVVKELVPDRRPVWSQLCLQPLHPQQLRFTPRRVSRHPLIPVPVLGLLLLLLLLSILLLGQSPPPTWPHLQLCYLQPPPV
- the KASH5 gene encoding protein KASH5 isoform X1, translating into MDLPEAQAGGPATKMYLWDKPEEGSLGTLLSLEEQILNSTFEACDPQRTGTVAVTHVLAYLEAVTGRGPQDARLQTLACSLDPNGEGPQATVDLDTFLVIMRDWIAACQLDGGLELEEETAFEGALTSQQRPSGCPEAEDPANLESFGGEDPRPELPTTADLLSSLEDLELSNRRLVGENAKLQRSVETAEEGSARLREEILALRKQLRSTQQALQFAKAVDEELEDLKTLAKSLEEQNRNLLAQARRTEKEQQHLVAEMETLHEENGKLLAERDGVKKRSEELAIEKDVLKRQLYECERLICQRDTILSERTRHMESLAKTLEEYKTATQELKLEISHLEEQLSQTHKGLDELPEVAQVRRVDWTGLLPPSLGVEIQAIWQKQEVAATDLSNPLCGVWQWEEVVHETDEEAEFPPEAPTGRQRNLQGEPAHPPEGRKERSMWLPRRDEEEEVEIWVRMDLPIPLGDSQPGDIPGSPPASCPSEPDLQQALVPVVKELVPDRRPVWSQLCLQPLHPQQLRFTPRYLQKEGGGQTSGRCPVLGHHGLSWAPPSTVLPPRRVSRHPLIPVPVLGLLLLLLLLSILLLGQSPPPTWPHLQLCYLQPPPV